In Candidatus Saccharibacteria bacterium oral taxon 488, a single window of DNA contains:
- the tmk gene encoding dTMP kinase — protein MSRPGRYIVIEGNDGTGKSTQVAMLADYFRERGRVVCVVEEPGSDDPEKSTPVANELRRIVKNGNLVRSSEINLALFSAARRELWREKIQPALQRGEIVLSARNYISTLAYQGYGDGLDAEEIMRMTKLFTDERYLQPDAMVVLTLSDAQRQQRIAERGRIAHPDTFESREQSFQDRVNHAYEAIAAERNIPLLSATGTPKEVHARILDSITRYL, from the coding sequence ATGAGCCGTCCCGGTCGATACATCGTCATCGAAGGCAACGACGGCACCGGCAAGTCAACGCAAGTAGCCATGCTGGCGGATTATTTCCGGGAGCGCGGCCGTGTCGTGTGTGTGGTCGAAGAGCCAGGCAGTGACGATCCAGAAAAGTCGACGCCGGTAGCCAATGAACTGAGGCGCATTGTCAAAAATGGCAATCTAGTGCGCTCTAGCGAAATTAACCTAGCGTTATTTTCGGCGGCGCGGCGCGAGTTGTGGCGCGAAAAGATCCAGCCAGCCCTACAGCGCGGCGAGATCGTCCTCAGCGCGCGTAATTACATCTCGACACTGGCTTATCAGGGCTATGGCGACGGGCTGGATGCGGAGGAGATTATGCGGATGACGAAGCTATTTACCGACGAGCGATACCTGCAGCCGGACGCGATGGTGGTCTTGACACTCAGCGACGCCCAGCGCCAGCAGCGCATCGCGGAGCGCGGGCGCATCGCTCATCCTGATACATTTGAGTCGCGTGAGCAGTCGTTTCAGGACAGGGTTAACCACGCCTATGAGGCCATCGCCGCCGAGCGAAATATCCCGCTATTGTCAGCCACCGGCACGCCGAAGGAAGTGCACGCGCGGATTCTTGACAGCATTACTCGATACTTGTAG
- the dcd gene encoding dCTP deaminase encodes MSVYSNREILAAIEEGTIVCTPFDPDNVSEASLDFTLGHYFYKQEFDDQSSVYNPFDEAEVARYFKGPLMAMPHAEWCEHNGFTRFRNIPDEHPIIVLRPGERILAHTHEFVGIRAHGGAAEVKSRSSWGRNGVAVCFDAGWIDPGYINRITLEIYNLNKHESVVLPVGERIGQLIFHQTGPVDGGYAGGRGGMSGKYQHTDDLAELIHSWRPETMLPRAFKDRRHAPAIINGLGKGIK; translated from the coding sequence ATGAGCGTGTATTCAAACCGGGAAATTTTGGCAGCGATCGAGGAGGGAACGATCGTCTGTACGCCATTTGATCCGGACAATGTGTCAGAGGCTAGCTTGGATTTTACGCTGGGACATTATTTTTATAAACAGGAATTTGACGATCAGTCAAGCGTCTATAATCCATTTGACGAAGCGGAGGTAGCGCGGTATTTCAAGGGGCCGCTGATGGCGATGCCGCATGCCGAGTGGTGCGAGCATAACGGCTTTACGCGGTTTCGTAATATTCCGGATGAGCATCCGATCATTGTACTGCGTCCTGGCGAGCGGATCTTGGCGCACACCCACGAGTTCGTGGGCATTCGGGCGCATGGCGGCGCAGCTGAGGTGAAAAGCCGCAGCTCGTGGGGCCGTAATGGTGTGGCGGTGTGTTTTGATGCCGGCTGGATCGACCCGGGCTATATCAATCGGATTACGCTCGAGATTTACAATTTGAACAAGCACGAAAGCGTGGTCTTGCCAGTTGGCGAGCGCATCGGGCAATTAATTTTTCACCAGACCGGGCCGGTGGACGGCGGTTACGCCGGCGGGCGTGGCGGCATGAGCGGCAAGTATCAGCACACCGACGATCTCGCCGAGCTTATCCATAGCTGGCGTCCAGAAACGATGCTGCCGCGGGCATTCAAGGATCGGCGTCATGCTCCGGCGATTATTAATGGCCTAGGCAAGGGTATCAAATGA